GCGTCGATCAGGCCGTTATCTACCCTCAGTTGTACGGTGATATCGTTTGCGACCAAGCCTGAAGCGGTGATGCTAACAGCGGTACTTACCGGTTTTTTATCGATACTCAGTGCAGTAGTAGCATTCTCCTCTGTACCGGTGATATAGATAGCATCACTGTAGTGCTCCTTTTTACAGGAGATGGCTATAATCAGCCCAATACAAGCCATGAAAAATAAATGGAGATATCTCATTTTAAATAAATAGACTGGTTAGAAAAATGTATTTACCGCACGGCAGGATTCATGATTTGAATAGCCTGCCGCATATACAGATATGGCATGGTGGGATTGGCATATTCATACTCCGCATGATAAGCGCCCATTCCACCTTTTCTGCCTGCAGCCGGCTGCCAGTAAGCCATTCCCAGCAATGAAGGTATCTTGCCTCTGACCGGATCATTGTAATCCACGCCGCCGGTTTTCCAGAAGTCTTCGAAATTTTCCGTTACGATATACTTTTCCGGGGGCAGCCATCCTGACACAGCACCATAGCGACCGTTGATGCTGCCCGGGCTGCTTGTACCATAAGCCTGTGATATGGCATAGCTAAGCCCCGCGCCCGCATCTGCAGGTACCTGATCTATTTCTCCATCTACGATCAATAGTTTCCCGGTACCTGATTTCGGTCCAAAGTACTTAGACAGTGCCTTGAGAAACAATCCGAAATTACGTGGGGTGTACACCGTAGTCCAGTTACTGCAACCGCAAACATGTGGTTCATGATCCAGATCAATGCCGTCCATGCGGTTCTTATTCACTTCGTCGGCCAATGCCTTAGCCACCAGTTCAAAGCCCTGTATCAGTGTTGCCTCATCGCCAGGATCCTTGTATTTTTTGAGAAAGTCGCCCCCACCGTAATGCGTAAAGAATGGATCATTGGTAAATGTCACCTGTACCATTTTAGTGCCTTTCTTTTCCTGGGCAAAGCGCATGGCAGCCATTTGCGGACTGCTGTCTGCCGGCATACCACCCCAGAAGCTGACGATATCCATACTATCGGGGATGCTTTCCCAGCGTACATTCATTGCCGGTGATTTGCCGTCGCCGCCGCTGTTGCCGAACCATCCGAACGCTACCTGGTGATCGGATTTTTTATATGCGCGCAATGCTTCGAGGTATTGGTCCGTCAATACTTTCGGATGTTGCAGCGCGATAGCGGCTGGTTCATTCTGTTTTTTGCATGCTTCGCCCGCTGGTATGAGTAAGAGGATAAGTGCAAAACGCAGTATTATTTTCATTGTTTATTATTTAGAATTAACAGATTTATTTTTTATCCCACCAAAGCGTAGTTGCGATGTTATCAGGCCCTCCCAGCAGTGATACTCCTTTCTGTACATTAGCGCTATTGTTCAGGTATTCGTTTTGCGGGAAAGGGCTTCGCCGGATAGTACCTTTCTTCAGCTGAGCGGTCGGCATCCCATAACTCCGTGGTATTTGAAATATTTTAGGATAACCTGTTCTCCGGAACTCCGTCCATGCTTCCATTCCATCGGGATATATCGCGAGCCATTTCTGTGTAATGATTCTCTCTTGTTTAAGTTCATTATTATCGCTGTCATTCCATTTTATAGTAATCGTACTTAGCATCTTATCACCGTTCTTCACACTGTTACTTCCTGTTATCGGATCTACAAATTGCGCGGGCGTGTTTGTACCATCATTCAGATAAGCCGTAGCATCGCCAGCCGCTTTCTGCGTACCGCCAATTGGCTGAGCAAAAGCAGTTTTGATCCCGGTTTCATACAAATCCTTCGCTGTGCCATTCATATTCCACCCCCATACAGCGCCCTCTGCCCGCAGGAACCAGGCTTCTGCTGCCACCAACCATTGAATAGGCGTACCGGCTGTAACGTTGAGTGTAGAAAACACATCGTAGCTATGTCCTGAAAACATACTGCCAGGCCGAATCCCATGGTAATCGTCTGCCAGAGCTCCGGTGCCCTTGTTAAACAACAGGCTGATACGTGGATCTTTATATCCTTTCAGGAAAGATTCCATATTGGCCCCCATACGGGTATCCCCATACGAATAGCAGATCATGTAAAGTGGATTTACAGAAGATACGCCGTCTACTACCAGCAATGCGTTATCATCGTTGGATGTCATTACTCCGGCTGCCACTGCTTCTTCTGCAGCCTTTTTAGCCAGCGCAGGATCAGCGTAAACTACGTGAAGGGCTAAACGCAGTTTAAGCGTATTCGCAAACTTCAGCCACTTATTGAAATCACCTTTGTAGATGAGATCATACTTAGCCAGTGGCCGCGCATCAGGGGAAGCGCCGACAAACGTGGTCAATACGCTGATGGCGCTGTCCAGTTCCCTGAAGAACGACTGATAGATTTCCTGTTGCGAATTGTAGGGGGTGGATGAACTGCCGGGTGTAAAATTGAGATAAGGTAGCGGCCCATAAGTATCCGTAATACGATGCATGGCCATTACTTTCAGTATCTGCGCTATTGCGTAGGTAGTGGATGCTTTCAATGTTGCGGCGCGCGTTTTTACCTGGTACCAGGGACCCATCTCGTTCTGATAGGCATATGGAAATGCCGCTCCATACCAGCCTGGTATCATGGCGTAAGTGGTATTATTGATACCATTGCTGCTAAAAGCATTCGAGGCTCCCTGCTGGCCCGAATAGATATCTCCCATGAGACTGTATATCAGCTGATAGCTATTTACATCCCCATTATTACCATCCGTCTGCGAGGGAATCATCTTTGTTTGCATCTGTAGCAGAAACGATCCCAGTCCCAGGTTGTCGTGCTTCAGATCTTCATCAGTGGCGTTGTTGGGGTCTGTATTAAAATCCTTGTATTTCTTTGTACAGCCAGCTCCCAGCAATAATATCAGTAGCAGATAAAATATATTCTTCATAGTTGCTTGTTTATGGGTAGACTATAAATTCACTTTCACACTAAAGCCAAAGCTTCTGAGGCTGGGCATCATGAAATAATCTATTCCCTGGAAATAGGTGCCCGTAGATGCCGTACTTTCAGGATCGAAAGGTGCCTTGTTATAGAACATAAACAGATTGTTCCCTATGACCGATACCGTAACATCCCGAAGCTTGTCTGCGAATACCCTGGCCGGGATGGTGTAACTCAGGGCAGCTTCTCTCAACCGTACATTGGTGGCGCTGTAAACGTATTGCGACAATACGCCGGTGCCTAAACCAACGGCCTGATAATAAGTTTTGGCGTCGGAAGGATAACCGTTGATGAGGACGCCTCCCTTGTCGCGTGCATTCCCGCTGGCTTTGGAGGTACCGAAACCATCCATCAGCGCCTGTGTAGCAGACACTACTTCTCCCCCTATTCTTGCATCCACCAGGAAACTGAAATTGAATTGCTTATAGGAGAACCCATTTCTGAACCCAATGTTATAGCGGGGATTGGGATTGCCGGCGTAAATAAGATTGGTGTTATCTACCCGGTAACCGTGGGTAGACGGGTCCTGGTAGATATATCCTTCCGGATCCCTTACAAGACTGTTCACAAAAATATCCCCGATAGATCCGTTTTTCACGGCAGCAGAAGAGGCGGAACCTATGCCGGCCATATAGAAGGTATCCCGTTTAAGTCTCTGATTATTGAAAGGATTAACGGCATTTTCAGCCAGTTCCATGATCTTATTGCGGTTCATGGTAAAGGTGGCGTTTGCATTCCATTTCACCGGACCGATATTACCGTTGTATCCGAGTGATGCCTCGATCCCCCTGTTTCTCACTCTTCCTGCGTTTACTTTGAAATTGGCATAACCACTGCCATCCGGCGCCAGGAATACGAATATCTGATTGTACGTATTGGCATTATAACCAGTGACAGTAAGATTGATCTTATCGTGCCAGAAACTGGCGTTGATACCGGCTTCGGTGGATTTCGTTCTTTCCGGAACAAGGTTGAAGGGAAGGTCGCGGTTCAGGCCCGGGCCGGCCACGGTGGTAGTATATCCCGGATGTGCATCGTATGGCAACGGAGGATTGCCCACTTCGCTATAGGATCCTCTTACCTTCAGATAGGAAAGTACGGCAGGTGATACATTGAACATATCTGAGAGTACGGCCGACAATCCAACGGAGGGATAGAACAACGATGTACTACTGCTGTAAGCCAGCTGGGAAGGCCATTCGTTTCTGCCTGTCAGATCGAGGAAGAGCATCTTTTTATAATTAAGCTGCGCAGTGGCGTATACAGATTGTATCTGGCTGATCACCGGCTGACTTCCCGGAAGAGGCTGTGGTATGACGTTACTCGACGTAAAAAGATTCGGCACTTTCGACAGCGGTGCTCCGTTGCTGGCAACATCCGCATTACCGGAAACAGACATGCGGCTATCGAGCAAACTGGCGCCGGCATTGGCCATCAGGCCCCAGGAATGGAATGTTTTGTTCGCAGACACCAGCACATCTGCGTAGGTTTGCCGGGTGCGGGTAGTGAGGTCAAGATAGGAACCATTGTCAGAATTGGAAGCCAGCAATGGTAAGGTGGAAGCATAGTTCGTAACCTGGTTGGCCGCATTGTTGTTATCAGTTCTGACTCTTCCCATTACATCCAGCCAATCCAACACCTTATACTTTAATGCAGCACCGAGTATGTAGCGTTCCTTATCCATCCGGTTGAAATCACGGTTCACTGTCCAGTATGGATTCTGCATCGCGAGGCCCATAGAGCCATACGGCCACCACTGGGTTTTGAAACCACGCACTACATCGTAACGCTCATACAGTTTGTATTTTTCCATATCCTCGCCACGGGGAAAAAGATACAATGGCACCAGGGGATTGAAATACTGCCCCTGAGAAATCATATTCTGATTCTTAGTGCGTATGTACATTCCCGTTAGGTCCAGGCTCAGTTTGTTATCGAGGTAGTATGAGGTGTTGCGGAAAGTAAGATTGTATCTGTCGAACGTATTGTTGGGGACAATTCCATTAGCATTGGATGCGGACGCGGAAAAGTAGGTGATATTCTTTTCTCCGCCAGACGATACGCTGATGCTGTTGGTTTCGTTATTGCCCGTCTGAAAGAAATCTTTCGGCGAAAATGTGGAAGGCTTTTCCAGCTTATCGCCCCAGCTATCGAAAGTTCCGGGTGATGAAGCACCGTAATTTTGCTGGAATTCAGGCAACACAAAAGGTCGGAAAAAAGTAGTGTTGTTTGCATAGCTGACCCGTGGTTTCCCGGCGGCGCCATTTTTTGTGGTGATGAGTACGGCGCCGTTGGCTGCCATGCCCCCGTATAATGCGGAAGAAGCAGCACCGGTTAGTACGGAAAGACTTGCAATATCTTCCGGGTTGATGGAGGAAATACCATCCCCACCATCTTTCCCACCATAAATACCATTTGATCTTACACTATTGGAAGAGAACAGATTGGGTAAAGGAATACCATCCAGTACGTACAATGCGTTGTTGTTACCATCTGCCCGGAGTGATTTGTCGCCACGCATCACCACCCTCGTAGAACCGCCTATCCCCGACGCGCTCCCGTTGATGGTGACACCGGCAACCTTTCCTGCCAGGCTATTCACAAAACTTGCATTAGGCACCCTGGTAACTTCCTCTCCTTTAATTTCCTGCACATTATAGGAGAGCGCCCTGTTCTCCTGGCGTATACCCAATGCCGTTACCACTACCTGGTTCAGTACTTTACTGGAAGGCTGCAACACAATCGTGAGTGCGGCAGATGAGTCTACCGTTACCTCACGGGTTTCATAGCCCATGAAAGAAACGATCAATACATCACCGGCAGCAGCCCTGATCCTGAATTCACCGTTTACATTTGCCACGGCGCCCTTACCCTGACCTGTTTGATTTTTCAGGGTAATGGTGGCGCCGATGGCTGGTTGGTTACGCTCTATCAGCACCCGGCCTCTGACATCAGTTACCTGCTGTTCCGGGGCCGTTTGTTGTGCCTGCGCGTCTTTGTCTTTTAATACAATCACTTTATCCACCACCTTATAAGTTAAAGGCAGATCCTTTAAACAGCGATCCAATACCGTTTCCAGGGGAGCATTCTTTACAGATAAGCTCAACGGCTTAGCATCTTTCAGCATACTTTCATTGTAGAAAACGCGAAGTCCGGTTTGCTTACTGATAGCATCCAGTATAACCGGCAATGGCTGCCGTTTTACATCCAGCGTGATTCCCTGCGCTATGGCCTGAACGCTCATCATCAGGCTAATGAATAACAGCAGCATGAACGACTTCCCACCGGGTAGAAGGCTACAGCGACCAGTGCAACAAGACGATCCTGAAGTCGGGCTAAAATTCATAACGTTTCAATTGTTTTAGAGAATAATAATGTGAACTGATCATTAAGCATAGGGATAACTGCAGAAGCCGCGCGCGCTTCTGTATCCGTATGATATTTGTTTTACTGGTTGATATAACTACACCTGATCGGTATTCCCGGAAACTATCCACAGGCACAGGGCATACTCATCCTGTTCCGGATTACCGTTGTAATCAGAAAATATTTTGCTCATCTTTGGGTTGCTACAATATCAGGATTATTTACCTGCTTCTTCTGTAGTACTCTTCCTTTCGTTGGTTGGTAATATGACAATCTTATTTCCGCTTAGTTGATAATGTACCCTGCTATACTCCAGGATTTGTAATGCCTGTTCCAGAGAAGACGACAGCGGTATGCTTCCCGTAAACAGGTCAGTTGGTTTATTTCCCTTGTACTCCACTTCCACATTGTACCATCTGTGAAACTGATTCATGACGTGCTCTATATTAACACCGGAAAAGATAAAGTATCCGTTTTTCCAGCCCAACACCTGTTCGGTATTGACATGCCGGATCAGCGCTATTTTACCATCGTTGCCGACACGCGCCTGCTGTCCCGGGGCCAGTTGCTGCGAGTTTGTGCCATTATTGACCTGTACCGCTCCTTCCAGCAAGGTAGTGCTGACATTTCCTTCCTCACGGTAAGCGTTTATATTGAAGCTTGTGCCCAGTACTTTTATTTGAGTGGTATTATCGACATTCACGCCAAAAGGCATCGCTGCATTTTGTGCTACTTCAAAATATACTTCGCCTGTCATGGAAACAATGCGCTCTTTGCCCGTAAAGGAGGAAGGGAAAGTCAGCGAAGAACCCGCATTCAGCCAGGCTTTGGTACCATCTGGCAGCACCACGCTGTACTGGGTTCCGGCGGGCGTTTCTACCCGGTTATCGACCGGCATGCTTTCCCCGTTCGATTCATACACGAGCTGTCCTTTTGTATTATTAATGACCGTATTTCCCAACGTGGTAACCAGGCCATTGCCGGCGCTATCCAACACGATCGGTGGGCGGTTGCCTATAGTCAGTATAACATTTTTACCATTGCTTCTGCCGGATCCTGCTGTCTGATGAGCCAGCAAAGGTTCTTTGACAGAATGTTGATGGCGGTAAATGAAGTAAAATGCTCCGGCCAGCAGTATGGCAACAGCTGCTGCAGCACCCCGCCACGATCTGCGTATATGCACTACCGTTGTTTCAGCAGGTGGTATTGCTTTCTCCTGCTGATGTGCAGCCCATGCGCTTTTCAGGTCGTCCTGCAGAGAAGATGCCAGCAGCCGTTCAAAAACCGGATCTTTCGAAGCATCCAGAAATTCTTCTAATTCCCGGGCAGAAAGTGACTGGTTTTTAAACCCTTCTATCAACTTTATAAAATCTGCTGCTGTCATGGAACGCTGTCTGGTTTTAGCTGCTAATTAAATGTGCTATAATATGAAGACGGCCATCTGCATAAAAAGGGGGACAACGGCAATAATTTTTTTGGGGGACTATTTAAATGAACATCCTGATACTCTCTAAATTGGCCAACAGAAAGCTTTTGAGGCTCTTTAAGCCCCGGGACATATGTTCCTTTACCGTTTCCCGGGAAACGTTCATTACTACAGCTGCTTTCTCGTAAGTAAATCCTTTCTGGCGGCATAGCAGAAAGGCTTCGCGCTGGCGTTCCGGAAGGGAAGCAATAGCCTTTTCCAATAACTCTTCCCGCTGACGGGTGATCAGCAATTCCTCCGGCGATTGATATTCTTCCGAAAATACCTGTAACAGATATTGCCGGTAAGTACTTTCCGATCTTCTCTTCCGGAATTTATTCAGGAATTCGTTTCGGGCAATAATAAAGATCCAGTCTTCAAGCGATTTTACTGCAGGTAACTCCTGCCGTTTTTCCCAAAGCCGGAGAAACGTAAGCTGCAGAATATCTTCCGCATCTTCGGCATTCTTTGTATACTGTAACATCACCGCATAAACAGGCTTATAGAAATTACTATACAGCTGGTTGTATGCCTGCCGGTCATCCTGGGCTACCAATAATGCCAACTCCCTGTTACTTTGCATAGTGTAAAGAGACTAATATAAGTATGTAATCCAGACTATCGCGCAGCTAAAAGTAGCAAAATAAATAATAAACAATCAGCAACTTTTTTATGAAAGGCCGGCAGCCCTTATAAAAAAGAAAGCAAACATAAAATGAAAAATATTAATAAATAAATTTTCGTTATATAAAACCTAATTGAGACAAATAAAGGAAAGATCGATACGAATCAGTACTTTTTTTAAATCACTGTTCCGGATATTTGCCCCAACAGCCAATTTCATGCTATGAAAAAAAACAGATTCACTATTTCGCGCAGATTGCGATTGCTACCCGTCTTTCTTTTCTTCTTTATTTCTACCTATTCACAAAATAAATGGTCAGCTGAAAAAGCCAATGAATGGTATGCCGGTCATAAATGGCTGAGCGGTGCTAATTATATTCCCTCCAATGCTATTAATCAACTGGAGATGTGGCAGGCGCCGACTTTCAGCCCTGATTTGATCGATAAGGAACTTGCGCTGGCGGAAGATATTGGCTTTAACACCATGCGGGTGTTCCTGCACAGTGTTGCCTGGAAACAGGATCCGAAGGGATTTAAAGACAGGGTCGACCGCTTTCTATCTATCTCTGCAAAACATGGTATACAACCACTGTTTGTTTTTTTTGACGACTGCTGGAACAAAGATCCTAAGCCAGGTACGCAGCCGGCGCCTAAAACAGGTGTCCACAACTCAGGCTGGGTACAGGATCCGGGTGATCCGGCTTACATGGATAAATCCAATTTTCCGGAATTGGAAAAATATGTAAAAGATATCCTCAAAACATTTGCTCACGATAAACGCATATTGGGCTGGGACCTTTACAATGAGCCCGCCAATAGCGGTAAGTTAAACAACACGTTGCCGCTGCTCGAAGCCATCTTCTCGTGGGCAAGAGTTGTAAACCCGGATCAGCCGGTCACTTCCGGCGTGTGGAAATTAGACCTCGACCAACTGAGTACCTTCCAGATTACGCATTCCGATATTATCACGTATCACTGTTACGAAGATCCGGGTAAGCACGAAGCGCTGGTGCAGACCCTGAAAGCCTTTGGCCGGCCGGTGATCTGTACCGAGTATATGGCCCGCACCCGCAACAGCCGTTTTTCCAATACCATGCCTATGCTGAAAAAAGAAAATGTGGGCGCCATTAACTGGGGCTTTGTAGAAGGGAAAACGAATACGATTTATGAGTGGAACCATGTTATTCCTGATGGCAGCCAGCCGGATGAATGGTTTCATGATATTTACAGGAAGGACTTTACGCCTTACCGTAAAGATGAAACGGATTTGATCAGGAAGCTGAATAAAACGAATTGATCCATACTTTTAATAAAAAGCCCGGCGGTAATCGCCGGGCTTTTTTAATGACTACATGTTAATTACCATAATCACCAACCAAAATTCTGCGGCGCCAGATTCGGATTCAAATTAAGCTCCTGCAACGGAATAGGCAGCAGATACATCTTATCATTCCAGGTACGCGTTGTGATCGCATACGGTTGTACATAGTAGTTATTATTCACTACCACGTTGCTTACATCATAAGTGTATTGCGCTCTCATGGCCGGCAGCAATTTCATTCCCAGGATAGTTTCGCTGTTATTGATCAGGGTGCCTGCATGCCATCTGTGCAGATCGTCGAAACGGAATCCTTCTGTAGCCAGCTCCACCCTGCGTTCTCTTCTTATTTCATCTATTAACACAGGTACATTCGGGAAATGTGATTGCGGATCCCGTTGCAGGCTGGTCAGTTGCATATGCGGCATTCCTACCCTGTCTCTGAGCTTATTGATGGTGTTATCCAGCACATCCTGCGTACAGGTGCCCAGCTCGGCTCTGGCCTCTGCATCTATGAGCAGTGTTTCTGCATACCGGAATATGAAGAAGTCGTAGGTGGAGTTGTTCGCGTTCCAGGCGGTAATGCTGGAAGAACGGCCCTTGATACATTGATACCCGGTAGAAGTAACGTTGGTGCCTACTCTTGGTAAGGTGATCAGATCACCATTCAGGAAATCAAATCCCCTTGTGGCGATGGTTTGCTTAATCCTGGGATCTCTGTTGATGATTTCCATCCCTAATGAATCATCTCCTTTATACAACGCGCTGAGCGAGGTTGGCAGGCCATCGGTACACAGGTAAGTACGTACAAAATCTTTGCTATAACCGTCGCCGGATTCACCCAGCTGGCGATCCACATTGTTATAAGTATTGGCGGAAGCCATGTAACGCATGGCCATAATCGCTTCCGGGTTGCCTTTCAGCTCGTCCTGGATAAAGAGATTGTAGTAGTCCGACTGTGGCTTGCCTGTTGAAAAGATGCTATAGCTCTTCGAATTAATGATCTGTTCAGCCGCATCAGCAGCTGCCTGCAGATAAGCGGTACCATCGCCGGCGCTGAAATACTTCCGGTAAGTACCTTCCCATAAACATACCCTTGCTTTAAATGCAAGCGCCTGATATTTGCCAAGCCTTCCATCCTGTGAGGGAGCTACCGGCAGGTAACTTACGGCAGTATTC
The genomic region above belongs to Chitinophaga sp. 180180018-3 and contains:
- a CDS encoding glycoside hydrolase family 18 — its product is MKIILRFALILLLIPAGEACKKQNEPAAIALQHPKVLTDQYLEALRAYKKSDHQVAFGWFGNSGGDGKSPAMNVRWESIPDSMDIVSFWGGMPADSSPQMAAMRFAQEKKGTKMVQVTFTNDPFFTHYGGGDFLKKYKDPGDEATLIQGFELVAKALADEVNKNRMDGIDLDHEPHVCGCSNWTTVYTPRNFGLFLKALSKYFGPKSGTGKLLIVDGEIDQVPADAGAGLSYAISQAYGTSSPGSINGRYGAVSGWLPPEKYIVTENFEDFWKTGGVDYNDPVRGKIPSLLGMAYWQPAAGRKGGMGAYHAEYEYANPTMPYLYMRQAIQIMNPAVR
- a CDS encoding SusD/RagB family nutrient-binding outer membrane lipoprotein, with protein sequence MKNIFYLLLILLLGAGCTKKYKDFNTDPNNATDEDLKHDNLGLGSFLLQMQTKMIPSQTDGNNGDVNSYQLIYSLMGDIYSGQQGASNAFSSNGINNTTYAMIPGWYGAAFPYAYQNEMGPWYQVKTRAATLKASTTYAIAQILKVMAMHRITDTYGPLPYLNFTPGSSSTPYNSQQEIYQSFFRELDSAISVLTTFVGASPDARPLAKYDLIYKGDFNKWLKFANTLKLRLALHVVYADPALAKKAAEEAVAAGVMTSNDDNALLVVDGVSSVNPLYMICYSYGDTRMGANMESFLKGYKDPRISLLFNKGTGALADDYHGIRPGSMFSGHSYDVFSTLNVTAGTPIQWLVAAEAWFLRAEGAVWGWNMNGTAKDLYETGIKTAFAQPIGGTQKAAGDATAYLNDGTNTPAQFVDPITGSNSVKNGDKMLSTITIKWNDSDNNELKQERIITQKWLAIYPDGMEAWTEFRRTGYPKIFQIPRSYGMPTAQLKKGTIRRSPFPQNEYLNNSANVQKGVSLLGGPDNIATTLWWDKK
- a CDS encoding SusC/RagA family TonB-linked outer membrane protein is translated as MNFSPTSGSSCCTGRCSLLPGGKSFMLLLFISLMMSVQAIAQGITLDVKRQPLPVILDAISKQTGLRVFYNESMLKDAKPLSLSVKNAPLETVLDRCLKDLPLTYKVVDKVIVLKDKDAQAQQTAPEQQVTDVRGRVLIERNQPAIGATITLKNQTGQGKGAVANVNGEFRIRAAAGDVLIVSFMGYETREVTVDSSAALTIVLQPSSKVLNQVVVTALGIRQENRALSYNVQEIKGEEVTRVPNASFVNSLAGKVAGVTINGSASGIGGSTRVVMRGDKSLRADGNNNALYVLDGIPLPNLFSSNSVRSNGIYGGKDGGDGISSINPEDIASLSVLTGAASSALYGGMAANGAVLITTKNGAAGKPRVSYANNTTFFRPFVLPEFQQNYGASSPGTFDSWGDKLEKPSTFSPKDFFQTGNNETNSISVSSGGEKNITYFSASASNANGIVPNNTFDRYNLTFRNTSYYLDNKLSLDLTGMYIRTKNQNMISQGQYFNPLVPLYLFPRGEDMEKYKLYERYDVVRGFKTQWWPYGSMGLAMQNPYWTVNRDFNRMDKERYILGAALKYKVLDWLDVMGRVRTDNNNAANQVTNYASTLPLLASNSDNGSYLDLTTRTRQTYADVLVSANKTFHSWGLMANAGASLLDSRMSVSGNADVASNGAPLSKVPNLFTSSNVIPQPLPGSQPVISQIQSVYATAQLNYKKMLFLDLTGRNEWPSQLAYSSSTSLFYPSVGLSAVLSDMFNVSPAVLSYLKVRGSYSEVGNPPLPYDAHPGYTTTVAGPGLNRDLPFNLVPERTKSTEAGINASFWHDKINLTVTGYNANTYNQIFVFLAPDGSGYANFKVNAGRVRNRGIEASLGYNGNIGPVKWNANATFTMNRNKIMELAENAVNPFNNQRLKRDTFYMAGIGSASSAAVKNGSIGDIFVNSLVRDPEGYIYQDPSTHGYRVDNTNLIYAGNPNPRYNIGFRNGFSYKQFNFSFLVDARIGGEVVSATQALMDGFGTSKASGNARDKGGVLINGYPSDAKTYYQAVGLGTGVLSQYVYSATNVRLREAALSYTIPARVFADKLRDVTVSVIGNNLFMFYNKAPFDPESTASTGTYFQGIDYFMMPSLRSFGFSVKVNL
- a CDS encoding FecR domain-containing protein; the encoded protein is MTAADFIKLIEGFKNQSLSARELEEFLDASKDPVFERLLASSLQDDLKSAWAAHQQEKAIPPAETTVVHIRRSWRGAAAAVAILLAGAFYFIYRHQHSVKEPLLAHQTAGSGRSNGKNVILTIGNRPPIVLDSAGNGLVTTLGNTVINNTKGQLVYESNGESMPVDNRVETPAGTQYSVVLPDGTKAWLNAGSSLTFPSSFTGKERIVSMTGEVYFEVAQNAAMPFGVNVDNTTQIKVLGTSFNINAYREEGNVSTTLLEGAVQVNNGTNSQQLAPGQQARVGNDGKIALIRHVNTEQVLGWKNGYFIFSGVNIEHVMNQFHRWYNVEVEYKGNKPTDLFTGSIPLSSSLEQALQILEYSRVHYQLSGNKIVILPTNERKSTTEEAGK
- a CDS encoding RNA polymerase sigma-70 factor — its product is MQSNRELALLVAQDDRQAYNQLYSNFYKPVYAVMLQYTKNAEDAEDILQLTFLRLWEKRQELPAVKSLEDWIFIIARNEFLNKFRKRRSESTYRQYLLQVFSEEYQSPEELLITRQREELLEKAIASLPERQREAFLLCRQKGFTYEKAAVVMNVSRETVKEHMSRGLKSLKSFLLANLESIRMFI
- a CDS encoding 1,4-beta-xylanase; the encoded protein is MKKNRFTISRRLRLLPVFLFFFISTYSQNKWSAEKANEWYAGHKWLSGANYIPSNAINQLEMWQAPTFSPDLIDKELALAEDIGFNTMRVFLHSVAWKQDPKGFKDRVDRFLSISAKHGIQPLFVFFDDCWNKDPKPGTQPAPKTGVHNSGWVQDPGDPAYMDKSNFPELEKYVKDILKTFAHDKRILGWDLYNEPANSGKLNNTLPLLEAIFSWARVVNPDQPVTSGVWKLDLDQLSTFQITHSDIITYHCYEDPGKHEALVQTLKAFGRPVICTEYMARTRNSRFSNTMPMLKKENVGAINWGFVEGKTNTIYEWNHVIPDGSQPDEWFHDIYRKDFTPYRKDETDLIRKLNKTN
- a CDS encoding RagB/SusD family nutrient uptake outer membrane protein, yielding MKKLIDIFFVAVVIFSISSCRKDAFLDRQPLSAITPQTFFNTESDLQVYCNQYYSWLPTQFLVNADGQSDDKVPKSQNTLLAGTYTIPQSDGNWNTPYANIRACNFFMMSYQKANIPDSIKNIYVGETLFFRAMQYFNLVKQYGDVPYITRYLTDTSISVLYGPKTTHAGVMDAVLADLNTAVSYLPVAPSQDGRLGKYQALAFKARVCLWEGTYRKYFSAGDGTAYLQAAADAAEQIINSKSYSIFSTGKPQSDYYNLFIQDELKGNPEAIMAMRYMASANTYNNVDRQLGESGDGYSKDFVRTYLCTDGLPTSLSALYKGDDSLGMEIINRDPRIKQTIATRGFDFLNGDLITLPRVGTNVTSTGYQCIKGRSSSITAWNANNSTYDFFIFRYAETLLIDAEARAELGTCTQDVLDNTINKLRDRVGMPHMQLTSLQRDPQSHFPNVPVLIDEIRRERRVELATEGFRFDDLHRWHAGTLINNSETILGMKLLPAMRAQYTYDVSNVVVNNNYYVQPYAITTRTWNDKMYLLPIPLQELNLNPNLAPQNFGW